The region AATTGGTTTGCCTTCCATCTCGGCCAGTTTCGGCTTGTGATCGAACAATTCCAATTGACTCGGAGCGCCGGCCATAAACAAGTAGATGACCCGTTTCGCTTTTCCGGGGAAATGCGTCGGCTTGGGAGCGAACGGACTTGCCGTGTCGGCCTGGGCTTCGCGCGTGCCCAAGCCGGACTCAGCCAATAGCGAAGCCAAAGCAATCTTACCGAGTCCGACACCGCAGTTACGAAAGAAGTGCCGGCGAGTTTGGGTGTGCAACCAATTCATAGGGGGCTGGTTCTTACTTAAGGTTTCGTTATTGCTTCGTCCAAGTTCATCAAAGCACGAGCCACCATAACCCAAGCGGCGTCGTTGGGATCGACCGACTTGGCGCCGCCGATCGCCTTCACGTCGAGCTCTCCGTCACGAAGACGCGTATGCTGACTGGCGTGAAACTGCAGGATCGCTTTCAGCTCTTCCGATTCCGGTGGCCGAGTGAGCAATCGCCGGAAGAGATTCTCCGCAATTGCTTCGTCACTATCAGCTTCGTCTTTTGCCGCGGCAGCCATTGCCTGAGCAAGTTCGATGTACATCCCGTCGTTCAAAAGTGTCAACGCTTGCAGCGGCGTATTGCTGCGGTCTCGCTTGGCGGTACAGACTTCGCCGCTAGGAGCATCGAATACGGTAAACGCAGCGAACGGTGCCGTTCGCTTACTGAACGTATAAATCGATCGGCGGAAGCGATCTTCTCCTCGGGACGGCGTCCATTTGAAATTGCCGTAGGCGAGTGCCGTCACACTTTGCGGCTGAGGGGGGAAGACCCCATGACCATACATCTTGTCGGAGAGCTTTCCACTGGCCGAGAGCACAATGTCTCGCACCATTTCCGCATCGACACGTAGCCGCGGCCCCCTGGCCAACCATCGGTTTTGTGGATCACCTTCCCCTTGCTGCGAATCTTGCTGATAGGTCGCACTGAGAACGATCTCGCGATGAAGCGATTTCATGGACCAGTCGTTTTCCATCAACGAACACGCGAGATAATCGAGCAATCCGGGATGGCTTGGCGGGGCCGACTGAGTACCGAAGTCGCCGCTACTTTCGACCAAACCACGACCGAAGAAGGCCTGCCAGGCTCGGTTGGCAACGACTCGCGCCGTGAGCGGATTCTCTTCATGCACCAGCCATTGAGCCAGCTCCAAACGGTTTCTGGCCTCCGGCAACTTTTCGCTGGCGAGAAACTCAGGGACGCGTGGGGGGACTTTCTGTTTCGGGCTAAGATATTCCCCTCGATGATGCAGATGGGTCGCGCGGGGATTGTCGTCGGGACGCTCCTGCATGACCATTGTCGAGGGAAAGCTCGGCAGCTGAGATCGCAGCTTATCGATCGGCTTGCGGGCCTCAGCCAATTCAGGGGCAATGCTCAAGTAGTATCGCTCTAGCTGGGCTTGTTGTTCCTCGGTAAGTGCCGCAGCATCCAGCGTTAGCAGTTGTTCGATTTCGACCGGAAACGCATTAGCCGTCAGCTTTTTATCTGCCGAGGCAGCCGACATGCGGAAACGCCCCAGACTGGCAGCGAAGTGACGTTCAAAGAGAAGCTCTACCTGCAGAGTCCCAGGCTTGGTGATTGGATTGGTTAGATTCACGATCAGTTGATTCGACTTCCCATCCTGTCCAGCGTTCCCCCAACCGCTCGAGCCATTCCCATCCAGGACACTCGATGCATCTGAATTGGCACCTCCGATGCTATGAGAGGCATTGTCAAGCGTTATCGGCTGGCCATCGAACTTGGCCGAAAGTTCACTCAGGAAAAAGTCTCCTTGCCGCCCTTCGTAATAGGCTCGCCCTGGCCCTCCGGCCGGCAATCGTTCATCCGGTATCACTTCCAGGCGAAGTGCCGTTAGTGGCAACTGCTTCTCATCGATTGAAAAGCTAAGCGTGAATACGTCCCGCTTGGTGATATCGCCACTGGAGAAAATCGAACCATCTTTTAGTGTTTCCAGCTTCGGCAAATTGCTTTCCAACTTGATTGCTCGCAGCGTTTGCCAAGGGGCTGATTGCCGCTGGGCCTCCTTTCGCCATGCTTCTTGCTGGGCCTGAAGATGGGTTTGTCGGCGATCGGACTCCTCCCCTTCTCCATCGATTGCGGGGAACTGACTGGGGAGTTCCGCTTCCAGTTTTTCGATCTGAGCGAGAACCTCTTCCCGTCGCTTAACAACCTCAGGCGACTTTAACAGCAGCCCCGGTTCATCGGCATTGTTCAGTAGTGCCATGAACGAGTAGTAGTCGGTATGCGTGATGGGATCGTACTTGTGCGTATGGCACTGGGCACAGCCGATCGTCAGCCCGAGCCAAACCGTTCCGGTGGTAGCCACTCGATCGACCATCGCATAGTGTCGATATTCGAGTGGATCGATCCCGCCTTCTTCGTTCAACATGGTGTTGCGATGAAACCCGGTCGCGACGAGTTGGCTTTGCGTTGGATCTGGCAGCATATCGCCGGCAAGCTGCTCGATCGTGAATTGATCGAACGGCATATCTTCGTTGATGGCACGGATAACCCAATCGCGATAGGGCCAGATGGAACGTTCTCGATCTTTTTCATAGCCATTGGTATCGGAGTAGCGAGCGAGGTCTAACCACTCCCTGGCCCACCGTTCGCCGTAGTGCTGCGAAGCGAGCAATTGATCGACCAGCTTTTCGTAGGCGAGAGGATCTTGGTCGTTGACAAATGCGTCGGCCTGTTGTGGCGTAGGTGGCAAACCGATCAAATCGAGATACACGCGGCGAACCAACGCATAGCGATCTGCCGCCATGGCTGGCTTCCGCTCGGACGCTTCGAGCTTGGCTAAAACGAAATGATCGATTGGCCCGTGCGTCCAGTCTTGCTGGGACACTTGAGGCAGCGTCGGCATTGCGGGTGGGACGAAAGCCCAATGCTTTGCGTAACGAGCCCCTTCCTTGATCCAGCGATGGAAAAGCTCTTTCTGCTCGGCAGTCAGGGTATCGTTCGTATGGGGAGGAGGCATTTGCAATTCGGGATCGGTAGAAATGATCCGCTCCCACAGCAAACTTTCCTCAGCCGACCCTGGCACAAGGGCACCGTAGTCGATTGCCGCGTCTCGCTCGTCCAGTCGCAGATCGGCTTCTCGATGCGACTCGTCAGGGCCGTGACATGCAAAGCATTTCGACGCGAAAATCGGCCGTATGTCTCGATTAAAATCGATCGGCTCCGCAGCAAAGACTGCCCCTGCAGAAGCACACCAGACAGCAAGCAGCAAAGAAATGGAGAGAAAGGACTGGTATAGTGGCATACGCCCGTTTCATGAATTGGCGAGGTGGGAATGTTCAGTGCGTACGCTGGTAGTATATCCCCACTTCGCCCGATTTGCCAATCCTTTTCATGGCTTACGCCGTAAGACCAGCCGGTCTTTGGTCGTATCAAGCGGCAGCCCTTTGTGTACCGCCATGTGGACGGATGACAATTAACGGACGTCAGGAATCCCGAGATCTTCTTCCGGCCGCGGCCCAGGCGCCGGCCAATGGAAGCGACGTTCTGATTCCAGGATACGAACATCGTTGATGCTGGCCTCGCGGCGACGCATCGCCCCTTCCTCGTCAAACTCCCAAAGCTCGTTGCCATACGCACGGAACCACTCTCCTTCAGCATTGTGGTACTCGTACTGAAAGCGGACTGCGATGCAGTTATCGGTAAAGCTCCATAGTGATTTCGTCAGACGATAGTCGAGTTCTTTTTCCCACTTATGAGCCAAGAACTCTTGGATCTCGTTTCTCCCTTGAACGAATTGACTTCGGTTTCTC is a window of Bremerella sp. TYQ1 DNA encoding:
- a CDS encoding nuclear transport factor 2 family protein gives rise to the protein MSAIRPPFNRETALAKVRAAEDAWNSRDPQRVSLAYTIDSQWRNRSQFVQGRNEIQEFLAHKWEKELDYRLTKSLWSFTDNCIAVRFQYEYHNAEGEWFRAYGNELWEFDEEGAMRRREASINDVRILESERRFHWPAPGPRPEEDLGIPDVR
- a CDS encoding PSD1 and planctomycete cytochrome C domain-containing protein, whose amino-acid sequence is MPLYQSFLSISLLLAVWCASAGAVFAAEPIDFNRDIRPIFASKCFACHGPDESHREADLRLDERDAAIDYGALVPGSAEESLLWERIISTDPELQMPPPHTNDTLTAEQKELFHRWIKEGARYAKHWAFVPPAMPTLPQVSQQDWTHGPIDHFVLAKLEASERKPAMAADRYALVRRVYLDLIGLPPTPQQADAFVNDQDPLAYEKLVDQLLASQHYGERWAREWLDLARYSDTNGYEKDRERSIWPYRDWVIRAINEDMPFDQFTIEQLAGDMLPDPTQSQLVATGFHRNTMLNEEGGIDPLEYRHYAMVDRVATTGTVWLGLTIGCAQCHTHKYDPITHTDYYSFMALLNNADEPGLLLKSPEVVKRREEVLAQIEKLEAELPSQFPAIDGEGEESDRRQTHLQAQQEAWRKEAQRQSAPWQTLRAIKLESNLPKLETLKDGSIFSSGDITKRDVFTLSFSIDEKQLPLTALRLEVIPDERLPAGGPGRAYYEGRQGDFFLSELSAKFDGQPITLDNASHSIGGANSDASSVLDGNGSSGWGNAGQDGKSNQLIVNLTNPITKPGTLQVELLFERHFAASLGRFRMSAASADKKLTANAFPVEIEQLLTLDAAALTEEQQAQLERYYLSIAPELAEARKPIDKLRSQLPSFPSTMVMQERPDDNPRATHLHHRGEYLSPKQKVPPRVPEFLASEKLPEARNRLELAQWLVHEENPLTARVVANRAWQAFFGRGLVESSGDFGTQSAPPSHPGLLDYLACSLMENDWSMKSLHREIVLSATYQQDSQQGEGDPQNRWLARGPRLRVDAEMVRDIVLSASGKLSDKMYGHGVFPPQPQSVTALAYGNFKWTPSRGEDRFRRSIYTFSKRTAPFAAFTVFDAPSGEVCTAKRDRSNTPLQALTLLNDGMYIELAQAMAAAAKDEADSDEAIAENLFRRLLTRPPESEELKAILQFHASQHTRLRDGELDVKAIGGAKSVDPNDAAWVMVARALMNLDEAITKP